A genomic window from Bradyrhizobium lupini includes:
- a CDS encoding EAL domain-containing protein has product MFASDCAMTETPEVLLAALERADEGIVIVDSAHRITHFNAGAERIWKLARADVLGHDAEILTLKCLQADPVAEFRDEISLVRNDGSRIRAAISLSSIASGGITYRIVFVRDVTADAERRARIGLLHAVSDQTNRAVLITDTDQNIVYVNAAFTTLFGYTSEEAEGRRARGLLAGRHTDRKAVAKLVKRLMEGGHRGEVEMLAYDKDGEEIWVCARIDAFRDRKGQVKHIFALLEDITETKQLRSLQQLIMGALADEVPIGEIADRLCRRVEQIAPDVVCSLLHIDAAGLIHPLGGPSLPEDYSRALDGVAIGPNVGSCGTAAFYGEPVLATDLETDPRWRPYKAMPLAIGLRACWSTPVKAKDGRVIATFAFYYREPRAPSNWHRRIVEACVNLGAFAIERKEARAEIARLAYHDILTGLPNRAQLRRLITTAIDACPTGSHVALAFLDVDHFKDVNDTLGHAAGDELLIQLAQRLREQIGPEDMLGRLGGDEFVILLPQRNAEGAERVAAGITEALAAPLRLGSRQLQMSASIGVSLYPDHATDIDTLMQQADAAMYMAKQAGRSTHRLFSAEMNGLTEQRLALIAALRRAIAEGALTLRYQPQIRSCDGAIHGVEALARWHDAELGDVSPAKFIPLAEECGLIEQIGLWSVREACRQMASWRRAGLNIPSVSVNLSPINFRNVTLAARLKDILAEYDLPADALMLEITEGAFMQDSVAALETMNAIRELGVGLSVDDFGTGYSSLSRLAHLPIRELKIDRSFMRDIERDAGALAIATAVVRVGQGLGMTVVGEGVETEAQRKVLAELGCDVVQGFLYAPALAPVAFERWLIEHCAEQAQAMLARLDIAPAGATAVKRSA; this is encoded by the coding sequence ATGTTCGCCTCCGATTGTGCCATGACAGAAACTCCGGAAGTGCTATTGGCCGCGCTCGAACGCGCCGACGAGGGCATCGTCATCGTCGACAGCGCGCATCGCATCACGCATTTCAATGCCGGTGCGGAGCGGATCTGGAAACTCGCACGCGCTGATGTGCTCGGTCACGACGCCGAAATTCTCACCCTCAAATGCCTTCAGGCCGATCCGGTTGCAGAATTCCGTGACGAGATCAGCCTCGTGCGAAACGACGGCAGCCGCATCCGGGCGGCCATCTCGCTTTCATCCATTGCAAGTGGAGGCATCACCTATCGCATCGTGTTCGTGCGCGACGTCACCGCGGATGCCGAACGCCGCGCCAGGATCGGGCTTCTCCACGCCGTCTCCGACCAGACCAACCGCGCGGTGCTCATCACCGACACCGACCAGAACATCGTCTACGTCAATGCCGCCTTCACGACGCTGTTCGGCTACACCAGCGAGGAAGCCGAGGGCCGCCGTGCCAGGGGCCTGCTCGCCGGCCGCCACACCGATCGCAAGGCCGTTGCGAAGCTCGTCAAGCGCCTGATGGAGGGTGGCCACCGCGGCGAGGTCGAGATGCTCGCCTATGACAAGGACGGCGAGGAGATCTGGGTCTGCGCTCGCATCGATGCCTTCCGCGACAGGAAGGGCCAGGTCAAGCACATCTTCGCGCTGCTCGAGGATATCACCGAGACCAAGCAGCTGCGCTCGCTGCAGCAGCTCATCATGGGCGCGCTGGCTGACGAGGTTCCGATCGGCGAGATCGCCGACCGGCTGTGCCGCCGTGTCGAGCAGATCGCGCCCGACGTCGTCTGTTCGCTGCTTCATATCGATGCCGCGGGCCTGATCCATCCGCTCGGCGGCCCAAGCCTGCCCGAGGACTATTCCCGCGCACTGGACGGCGTTGCCATCGGCCCCAATGTCGGCTCGTGCGGAACCGCGGCCTTCTACGGCGAGCCGGTGCTGGCGACGGATCTGGAGACCGATCCGCGCTGGCGGCCGTACAAGGCGATGCCGCTCGCGATTGGCCTGCGCGCATGCTGGTCGACGCCGGTCAAGGCCAAGGACGGACGGGTCATCGCCACGTTCGCCTTCTACTACCGGGAGCCGCGCGCGCCGAGCAATTGGCATCGGCGCATCGTCGAGGCCTGCGTCAATCTCGGCGCTTTCGCGATCGAGCGCAAGGAAGCGCGCGCCGAGATCGCGCGGCTCGCCTATCACGATATCCTCACCGGCCTGCCGAACCGCGCGCAATTGCGGCGCCTGATCACCACCGCCATCGATGCCTGCCCGACCGGCAGCCACGTCGCGCTGGCCTTCCTCGACGTCGATCATTTCAAGGACGTCAACGACACACTCGGTCATGCCGCCGGCGACGAGCTCCTGATCCAGCTCGCGCAGCGCCTGCGCGAGCAGATCGGGCCCGAGGACATGCTGGGGCGACTCGGCGGCGACGAGTTCGTGATCCTGCTGCCGCAGCGCAACGCCGAGGGTGCCGAGCGCGTCGCGGCCGGAATCACCGAAGCGCTGGCCGCGCCGCTGCGGCTCGGCTCGAGGCAGCTGCAGATGTCGGCGAGCATCGGCGTCAGCCTCTATCCCGATCACGCCACCGACATCGACACGCTGATGCAGCAGGCGGACGCGGCCATGTACATGGCCAAGCAGGCCGGCCGCTCGACCCATCGCCTGTTCAGCGCCGAGATGAACGGGCTCACCGAGCAGCGGCTGGCCTTGATTGCGGCGCTGCGCCGCGCCATCGCCGAGGGCGCGCTGACCCTCCGCTATCAGCCGCAGATCCGCAGCTGCGACGGCGCGATCCATGGCGTCGAGGCGCTGGCGCGCTGGCACGATGCCGAGCTCGGCGACGTCTCGCCGGCAAAATTCATCCCACTCGCCGAAGAGTGCGGCCTGATCGAGCAGATCGGCCTGTGGTCGGTGCGCGAGGCCTGCCGGCAGATGGCGAGCTGGCGCCGCGCTGGGCTGAACATTCCATCCGTGTCGGTGAATCTGTCGCCGATCAATTTCCGCAACGTCACGCTGGCCGCGCGGCTCAAGGATATCCTCGCCGAATACGATCTGCCGGCGGATGCGCTGATGCTCGAGATCACCGAGGGCGCGTTCATGCAGGACAGCGTCGCCGCGCTCGAGACGATGAACGCGATCCGGGAGCTCGGCGTCGGGCTTTCCGTGGACGATTTCGGCACCGGCTATTCCAGCCTCAGCCGGCTCGCCCATCTGCCGATCCGCGAGCTCAAGATCGACCGCAGCTTCATGCGCGACATCGAGCGTGACGCCGGCGCGCTCGCGATCGCCACCGCTGTGGTGCGCGTCGGGCAGGGCCTCGGCATGACTGTCGTCGGCGAAGGGGTTGAGACCGAGGCGCAGCGCAAGGTGCTGGCCGAGCTCGGCTGCGACGTCGTGCAAGGCTTCCTCTACGCGCCCGCGCTGGCGCCCGTCGCGTTCGAGCGCTGGCTGATCGAGCACTGCGCCGAGCAGGCGCAGGCGATGCTGGCTCGTCTCGACATTGCACCGGCCGGCGCGACCGCGGTGAAGCGGTCGGCGTAG
- a CDS encoding class I mannose-6-phosphate isomerase, producing MTVEHAIVRTKPKPWGSLDLRPWSETSTSDGPIGELWFERPGLAAPKTTLLLKMLFTTEPLSIQVHPDDAFARSIGLANGKTEAWYIVSAIPGAGVAVGLNHPRSAAELRTAITDGSIADIVDWQPVHPGDVILIPAGTIHAIGAGIVLVEIQQHSDATFRLFDYGRARELHIDHAVAVATAGPRQIQSPSERLSGARTVLTVNSYFALEQTDLAPGSVWMLDAPKETWLLAIEGHAQLGSTRLAPGEAFFLEADHAEIEVGASGLKALLAYPGPKINPAALTERSAASASRAPHAFPGTLVPSPVETATLKQSETPNWLP from the coding sequence TTGACGGTCGAACATGCCATCGTGCGAACCAAGCCGAAGCCCTGGGGCAGCCTCGATCTGCGGCCCTGGAGTGAGACGTCGACGAGCGACGGGCCGATCGGGGAATTGTGGTTCGAGCGCCCGGGTCTTGCTGCGCCGAAGACGACGTTGCTGCTCAAAATGCTCTTCACCACCGAGCCCCTGTCGATTCAAGTTCACCCGGATGATGCGTTCGCGCGCTCGATCGGCCTTGCCAACGGCAAGACCGAAGCCTGGTACATCGTCTCTGCGATCCCTGGTGCCGGGGTCGCGGTGGGGCTGAACCATCCGCGCTCCGCCGCGGAGTTGCGAACCGCGATCACTGATGGCTCGATCGCCGATATCGTGGATTGGCAGCCGGTTCATCCAGGCGACGTCATTCTCATTCCTGCTGGAACGATCCACGCGATCGGCGCCGGCATCGTGCTCGTGGAAATCCAGCAGCACAGCGACGCCACGTTCCGGCTGTTCGACTATGGACGAGCGCGCGAACTGCACATCGACCATGCCGTCGCGGTGGCGACGGCAGGCCCACGCCAGATTCAATCGCCGTCCGAACGCCTGAGCGGCGCGCGAACGGTCCTCACGGTCAATTCCTATTTTGCGCTGGAGCAGACGGACCTTGCTCCTGGCTCCGTTTGGATGCTCGACGCACCGAAAGAGACCTGGCTGCTGGCGATCGAAGGCCACGCCCAACTCGGCTCGACGAGGCTGGCGCCGGGGGAGGCGTTCTTCCTGGAAGCCGACCACGCGGAAATCGAGGTCGGTGCGAGCGGCTTGAAAGCGCTGCTGGCCTATCCCGGCCCGAAGATAAACCCTGCTGCGCTAACAGAGCGCAGCGCCGCGAGCGCCAGTCGCGCACCGCACGCCTTTCCCGGCACCTTGGTCCCGTCTCCCGTCGAGACCGCCACGCTCAAACAATCGGAGACGCCAAATTGGCTGCCGTAA
- a CDS encoding glycosyltransferase family 4 protein gives MAAVNRIAFIGNSLPRRCGIATFTTDLQSAVAASRSDLETVIVAMTDHGQVYDYPATVGLEINDDRQDDYVRAAAYLNSGGFEAVSLQHEFGIFGGEAGCQIMALLSRLTIPIVTTLHTVLSEPTEAQRDVITRIVECSSKIVVMAEKGRELLRSVYHVADEKIEIIPQGIPEFAFVEPDAAKAALGFSNKSVILTFGLLSPNKGIEVMIDAMPSILKTRPDAVYVVLGATHPNLVRDRGEAYRESLMAHARQAGVEDHVVFLDQFVDKKTLLDFISMSDVYVTPYLSEAQMTSGTLAYSFGLGKAVVSTPYWHARELLAEGRGILVPFGDAAALGIEIAKLLTNDVLRQAMRKRAFSSSRAMTWERTAERYMSVFENAGRRHRLKTIARMDTGTLLRDSRAPPEMQLGHFLSMCDDTGLFQHAVHSVPDRAHGYCVDDNARALLVACALNNPGEERLPEALTARFAAFVQHAWNPDTRRFRNFMGFNRCWLEDKGSEDSHGRTLWALGVCALTDASSSRRSWAAALFSEAMATVEDFRSPRAWAFVLLGLDAYCSAVPGDVQATRLRAVLADRLILIFDTVATGDWVWFEDGLAYDNARLPQALIITGLAIKTSRYVNIGLESLRWLVKRQTSAKGQFRPIGTAGFGDRRQPSQAFDQQPLEAAATIAACLAAWRADHDVEWKAEAARVFAWFLGSNDLSASLVDLETGSCRDGLHPDRPNENRGGESVVSYLLGLSEIRQIARLSESRAKPAPLVA, from the coding sequence TTGGCTGCCGTAAATCGTATTGCATTCATCGGCAATTCGCTTCCCCGCCGCTGCGGCATCGCGACCTTCACCACCGACTTGCAGAGCGCCGTTGCGGCGTCCCGGAGTGATCTGGAGACGGTCATCGTCGCGATGACCGATCACGGCCAGGTCTACGATTATCCTGCCACCGTGGGCCTGGAGATCAACGACGACAGGCAAGATGATTATGTCCGTGCGGCTGCCTATCTGAATAGCGGCGGCTTCGAGGCCGTTTCGCTGCAACACGAATTCGGCATTTTCGGCGGCGAAGCCGGATGCCAGATCATGGCGCTTCTGTCGCGCCTGACCATACCGATCGTGACAACCCTGCATACGGTCTTGTCCGAGCCGACCGAGGCTCAGCGCGACGTCATCACGCGCATCGTCGAGTGCTCGTCCAAGATCGTCGTGATGGCTGAAAAAGGCCGGGAGTTGTTGCGCTCCGTCTATCACGTGGCTGACGAGAAGATCGAGATCATCCCGCAAGGCATCCCGGAATTTGCGTTCGTCGAACCCGACGCGGCCAAGGCTGCGCTCGGATTCAGCAACAAGTCGGTCATCCTGACCTTCGGATTGCTGTCGCCGAACAAGGGCATCGAAGTCATGATCGATGCGATGCCTTCGATTCTGAAGACCCGACCCGACGCCGTTTACGTCGTCCTCGGTGCGACGCATCCCAACCTCGTGCGCGACCGTGGCGAAGCTTATCGTGAGTCCCTGATGGCGCACGCGCGCCAGGCTGGCGTCGAGGATCACGTCGTGTTCCTCGATCAGTTCGTCGACAAGAAAACGCTGCTCGATTTCATCTCGATGTCCGACGTCTACGTGACGCCGTACCTCAGTGAGGCCCAGATGACCTCGGGCACGCTGGCCTACAGTTTTGGCCTCGGTAAAGCCGTGGTGTCCACCCCGTATTGGCATGCCCGTGAACTATTGGCCGAGGGCCGCGGCATCCTGGTTCCGTTTGGCGACGCGGCAGCGCTCGGCATTGAAATCGCCAAGTTGCTCACCAACGACGTGCTTCGGCAGGCGATGCGCAAGCGCGCCTTTTCGAGCAGCCGCGCGATGACATGGGAAAGAACCGCCGAGCGCTATATGTCGGTCTTCGAGAACGCCGGCCGCCGGCATCGGCTCAAGACCATCGCGCGTATGGATACTGGCACGCTGCTGCGCGACAGCCGCGCCCCGCCGGAAATGCAGCTCGGCCATTTCCTGTCGATGTGCGACGACACGGGACTGTTTCAGCATGCCGTTCATAGCGTGCCGGATCGTGCCCACGGCTATTGCGTCGACGACAACGCCCGGGCGCTGCTCGTGGCCTGTGCGCTCAACAATCCGGGTGAAGAGCGGCTGCCGGAAGCGCTGACGGCGCGATTTGCCGCTTTCGTCCAGCACGCCTGGAATCCGGATACACGACGATTTCGCAATTTCATGGGCTTCAACCGCTGCTGGTTGGAGGACAAGGGGTCGGAGGACAGTCACGGACGTACGCTCTGGGCCTTGGGCGTGTGCGCGTTGACCGACGCCAGCTCGTCGCGGCGCTCATGGGCCGCGGCCTTGTTTTCCGAAGCAATGGCGACAGTGGAAGATTTTCGTTCGCCCCGTGCGTGGGCGTTCGTATTGCTGGGCCTCGATGCTTACTGCTCGGCTGTCCCGGGCGATGTCCAGGCGACCCGCCTGCGTGCCGTGCTTGCCGATCGGTTGATCTTGATCTTCGACACCGTGGCAACCGGCGATTGGGTCTGGTTCGAGGACGGGTTGGCCTATGATAACGCGCGCTTGCCCCAGGCGCTGATCATAACCGGTCTTGCCATCAAGACATCGCGCTATGTCAATATCGGGCTGGAGTCGTTGCGCTGGCTTGTGAAGCGGCAAACCTCAGCGAAAGGCCAATTCCGCCCGATCGGCACGGCGGGGTTTGGCGATCGACGCCAGCCGTCGCAAGCCTTCGACCAGCAGCCGCTGGAGGCCGCGGCGACCATCGCGGCATGCCTCGCCGCATGGCGGGCCGATCACGATGTCGAGTGGAAAGCCGAAGCCGCGCGGGTCTTCGCGTGGTTTCTGGGCAGCAACGACCTGTCGGCCTCGCTGGTCGATCTGGAGACCGGAAGCTGCCGGGATGGCCTGCACCCCGATCGTCCCAATGAGAACCGCGGAGGGGAATCCGTGGTGTCTTATTTGCTTGGGCTTTCCGAGATTCGGCAAATTGCCCGCCTGAGCGAAAGCCGGGCCAAGCCTGCTCCTCTCGTCGCTTGA
- a CDS encoding glycoside hydrolase family 130 protein — MSQSPFLKRQALQLRPDPTRVIVRPFKPATEPRDLNPTDKTRANHIVERVLALDAETADRQLADVLENFLGRHRNLLQIFETRAAEMEEALADHAVFTQVQRQLAGAYFLNEYSFEASALFNPSIVPHPDQSGTPEGSLRFILSLRAVGEGHVSSLTFRSGLIAADGTVTIDPTARLASSPDLVKLTSGAGGDEIDVTFAAGQDLSERVIFPVTEAQSNGIEDARFVHFSNAGETIYYATYTAYSGRAIRSELIETSDFVSFRLSTLKGSAARNKGMALFPRKIGGRYAMIARQDNENLYLIFSEDLQTWDGGQPILKPRYPWEFVQIGNCGSPIELDVGWLLLTHGVGPLRKYSIGAALLDKNDPSKVLGRLREPLLRPDPSEREGYVPNVVYTCGAMRHQDKIIFPYAVSDSYCNFATIEIASLIAAMDRSA, encoded by the coding sequence TTGTCGCAATCTCCCTTCCTCAAACGTCAAGCCCTTCAGCTGCGGCCTGATCCGACCCGTGTCATCGTTCGGCCTTTCAAGCCGGCAACAGAGCCGCGCGACCTCAATCCGACGGACAAGACCCGCGCCAACCATATCGTCGAACGGGTCCTCGCGCTCGATGCCGAGACGGCTGACCGGCAATTGGCCGACGTTCTGGAGAATTTCCTCGGCCGTCACCGCAACCTGTTGCAGATATTCGAGACACGCGCCGCGGAAATGGAAGAGGCGCTGGCCGACCATGCTGTATTCACGCAGGTGCAGCGCCAACTCGCGGGCGCCTATTTTCTCAACGAATATTCGTTCGAGGCCTCGGCATTGTTCAATCCGAGTATCGTGCCGCATCCCGATCAATCCGGAACGCCGGAAGGCAGCCTTCGCTTCATCCTAAGTCTTCGTGCCGTCGGCGAGGGTCACGTGTCGTCCCTGACATTTCGCTCGGGGCTTATTGCGGCAGACGGGACCGTGACCATCGACCCGACGGCGCGCCTTGCATCCAGCCCCGATCTCGTCAAGCTGACATCGGGCGCCGGCGGCGACGAGATTGATGTTACATTTGCGGCCGGCCAGGATCTGAGCGAGCGGGTGATTTTCCCGGTCACTGAAGCGCAGTCGAACGGGATCGAGGACGCCCGCTTTGTGCATTTCAGCAACGCCGGCGAGACGATCTACTACGCGACCTACACCGCTTATAGCGGACGGGCGATCCGGTCGGAGCTGATCGAGACGTCCGACTTTGTATCGTTCCGGCTATCGACCCTGAAAGGCAGTGCCGCGCGCAACAAGGGCATGGCGTTATTCCCGCGCAAGATCGGGGGCAGATATGCGATGATCGCGCGCCAGGACAACGAGAACCTCTATCTGATCTTTTCCGAAGACCTCCAGACGTGGGATGGCGGCCAGCCGATTCTGAAGCCGCGATACCCCTGGGAATTTGTGCAGATCGGCAATTGCGGATCACCCATCGAACTCGACGTCGGGTGGCTGCTTCTGACGCACGGCGTCGGACCTTTGCGAAAATATTCGATCGGGGCCGCGCTGCTGGACAAGAACGACCCTTCGAAGGTGCTCGGCCGCCTGCGCGAGCCACTATTGCGCCCGGACCCTTCCGAACGCGAAGGATATGTTCCAAACGTCGTCTACACTTGCGGCGCGATGCGCCACCAAGACAAGATCATCTTCCCCTACGCGGTCTCCGACAGCTACTGCAATTTTGCGACCATCGAGATCGCATCCTTGATCGCGGCCATGGACAGGAGCGCATAG
- a CDS encoding alpha/beta fold hydrolase — protein sequence MNTRSAARQANAQADTRGTEPALKYVQANGVRFAYLEQGDGPLVMFLHGFPDNAWSYRKQLQVFADAGYRAVAPFLRGYAPTEIPADGIFDPIALGKDLEALIAALSDDGQARVVGMDWGGTSTFQALATAPSAIKAAVVMNTAHPITISSIRRDPELVRAVFHVYFFQLPGAESAVNTEGLPFVDYLWKLWSPTFNNAEHIRSIKETLSSPGTMAAALKYYGGLTDAGLTGRLPINDMHTPTLTIYGSNDPTARYSVKEEPLFKGPHKRIVLPDVGHFPHLEREEEVTGLIMDWFKTHAPD from the coding sequence ATGAATACTCGGAGCGCGGCACGACAAGCGAATGCCCAAGCGGATACCAGGGGCACCGAACCCGCCTTGAAATACGTGCAGGCCAACGGCGTGCGCTTCGCCTATCTCGAACAGGGCGATGGCCCCCTGGTCATGTTCCTGCACGGCTTTCCCGACAATGCCTGGTCGTATCGAAAGCAGCTGCAGGTCTTCGCGGATGCCGGGTATCGTGCCGTCGCGCCGTTCCTGCGTGGCTATGCGCCGACCGAGATTCCGGCGGACGGCATTTTCGATCCGATCGCACTGGGCAAGGATCTCGAAGCCCTCATCGCGGCGCTGAGCGACGACGGACAGGCACGCGTCGTCGGCATGGATTGGGGCGGCACCTCGACCTTTCAGGCGCTGGCCACGGCGCCATCGGCAATCAAGGCCGCCGTGGTCATGAACACCGCGCACCCGATTACAATTTCGAGCATCAGACGGGATCCGGAGCTCGTTCGAGCCGTCTTCCACGTCTATTTTTTCCAGCTGCCCGGCGCCGAATCCGCGGTCAATACCGAGGGCCTCCCCTTCGTCGACTATCTCTGGAAGCTGTGGTCACCGACATTCAACAATGCCGAGCACATCCGTTCGATCAAGGAGACACTCAGCTCGCCCGGCACGATGGCCGCGGCGCTGAAATATTACGGAGGCCTGACCGATGCGGGGCTCACGGGCCGGCTGCCGATCAATGACATGCACACGCCGACGCTGACGATCTATGGCAGCAACGATCCGACAGCGAGGTACTCGGTCAAGGAGGAGCCGCTGTTCAAGGGGCCGCACAAGCGGATTGTCCTGCCCGATGTCGGGCACTTCCCGCACCTCGAGCGTGAGGAAGAAGTCACCGGCCTGATCATGGACTGGTTCAAGACGCACGCGCCTGACTGA
- a CDS encoding MarR family winged helix-turn-helix transcriptional regulator, giving the protein MLGALSLAVMDRIEQGAREVIGRGGETPAALVVIGYGQGMTNDKLRRILGLSHSGTVRLVDRLVSDRLVERRPGQDGREVALHLTAKGAATRNDLMTSRISAVASLLDVLSPAETKRLETLLHELLARQDTSEMDRFTICRMCDDSVCTNCPLPTDKGKRAR; this is encoded by the coding sequence TTGCTGGGGGCGCTTTCGCTCGCCGTCATGGATCGGATCGAGCAGGGCGCGCGCGAGGTCATCGGCCGCGGTGGCGAGACCCCTGCGGCACTGGTCGTCATCGGCTATGGCCAGGGCATGACCAACGACAAGCTGCGGCGGATCCTTGGCCTGTCGCATTCAGGAACGGTCCGGCTGGTGGACCGTCTGGTGTCGGATCGGCTGGTCGAACGTCGGCCCGGACAGGACGGCCGCGAGGTTGCTCTGCACCTGACGGCGAAGGGCGCCGCAACCCGCAACGATTTGATGACTTCGCGGATTTCGGCCGTCGCGTCGCTTCTGGATGTACTTTCGCCGGCCGAAACGAAGCGCCTTGAAACGCTGCTCCATGAGTTGTTGGCTCGGCAGGATACCTCCGAGATGGATCGCTTCACGATCTGCCGCATGTGCGACGACAGCGTTTGTACGAATTGCCCCTTGCCCACGGACAAGGGCAAACGCGCTCGCTAG